CTCTCAGGACGAGTTTGCCCTTAGTGCTGTGGGCATTTGCGAGGTAATACAGCAACCACTCGATCGCATTACCCCAATTCCCAATGCTTCACCCTTGCTCCTCGGTGCGATCAATCTCCGGGGTCAAGTGATCTGGGTGGCGGATCTCGGTCAATTTTTGGGGGATAAGAGCCGCTTAAATACCGAACAAGCCGAAATTCCCGTAATTGTGATCGAAGAAGAGGAAACGATCCTCGGTTTAGGGGTGCAACGTTTGGGAGAGATGGAATGGCTCGACCTAGATCAACTAGGTAGTGCCGCCGGTATTCCCGATCAGATCGCCCCCTATGTGCAGGGAGAGTGGATTCTGGGCCAAGAATCAAAAAAAACCTTAAGACTACTCGATCATCTGGCCATACTCCGTTCTGCCCGTTGGGCGGCTTAAAAACCCAAAAAAATAGCAGAATAGCATTTATAGCAATTATTTCTTGAAACCACTAACTACTTCACCACTTTATCTTTACTAGGGGAGGGGCAAATGCCGTCAGGGAAAGAATACGCGAAACTCTATGGAAAGGCTAACACTGCCTATTGCCAGGGCAACCTCTCAGATGCCGCCGTCATTGTCAAAGACATGATCAGCAAGTATCCCGATGATGCCAATGTCATCCTTTTACAGGGACACATTTATCTAGGACTAGAACAATACAGCTTGGCAGAGAAACATTACGAAAAAGTGCTGGAATTGGCTAAAAATTCTCCCAATCGCTTTGATCTGGTGGATTATGCTCGACGGGGTCTCGATCAGATTCGGCAATTGCGTTTTGAACCCGAGGATGGAGATTTTACGATCGCTGTTACAGAAAGCATTGCCTACAGTGAGGCAGCTTTCGATCCCAGTCAAGGTTTCAGCAATTCTTTGTCTGGGCGGTCGCAAGGGGCTGATCCTGATCGGCAAAATGAGTCAATAGATTGGAATAGTGGTCTTTTCAATGAGGAGTATCTCGGGGAGCCTACGGTGGGTACAGTCGATTCCTATGGCGATGATTTTGGGGAATCGGAGGAAACCGCCTTTGGTTCCCTTCCCCTGGCCAGTTCAGACTCTCACGGTTCCCAGTGGTCTGGCGATTCTCCAGATGGAGAACTCCCTTTCCCCTTTTTAGAAGCAGCGGAGATTGACTCGCTGCCGGAAGGGTGGGGTGGTGGGTTAGGGTCAAGGGGAGAAGCCACTTTTATGACTTCCTCTAACTGGCGGGAAAATCCCGTCACTGGGAGAGATCAGGAGTTATCCTATCCCGATACCCTAGAAACAAGCACTTTTGCCATTGACCCGAACCCGACCTACCGACAAGCGGCGAAAACTGGCCTTAATGAGGGCATAGTCACTCAAAAAAGATACGAGGAGGACCAAACCGGAGATTTTAGAGAACTAAAACTCAATGATGAGGATTTAGACGGTTTTTCCCCACTGCATCTGACGGATATAGCCGAAGAACTGGGGGAATCGGAGCTATTTACCCGTTCGGGAGAGGAAGCTTTAACTGCTGGTTTTGTCCCCGAACCCAGTGCGCGCCTTCATGCCAGTTCTGCTGTGGGAGAGTCTAGTTTTAATCCTTCTCGTCTAGAAATCCCCGATGACAAAAGAGATAGTCATCTTGGCCCTGTTTCCGAGCGCCTGCTCAAGCCAGTGGTGGAAGTCAATCCGGGCAAATTAGCCTTTTTTGTCAATGCTTCTTTGGGCAAAAAACAACTAATCCTAGCGGCTTTAGCGGGTATTACCCCTGTAGTCTTGATTTTTGCCGTTAGTACCACCTCTTGGCTATTTTCTCTATCGGCTGCCAAACCGGGCCCGAATAGCAAGGAAAAAACCGAAAAAGTTGCCCCGAAACCGGCCCCAGCCAGCCTTTCCCTTTTTAGTCAACCGGTACTAACCATGATGTTATTAACCGGACTGGGAACCCTTGGCCTGACTTGGCTAGGTTTACAGTTGCTAATTAGTCAAATTAAGCGCAGTCTCAACGATCTGCAAAGCCAATTCGATCATCTCTCGGAAGGCAATTTTAACGCTAAAGCGACGATCTACTCGGAAGATGAATTCGGTCAACTGGCTAATCGTTTCAATCAGATGTACCGGGTGGTGCTAACTACCACCACGGAAGCCCAACGCCGCGCCGCCGAAACGGAACAGG
This portion of the Microcystis aeruginosa NIES-2549 genome encodes:
- a CDS encoding chemotaxis protein CheW encodes the protein MLNNADFFAGDAQNITPDTQELQTPVGELHLRFYLPSQDEFALSAVGICEVIQQPLDRITPIPNASPLLLGAINLRGQVIWVADLGQFLGDKSRLNTEQAEIPVIVIEEEETILGLGVQRLGEMEWLDLDQLGSAAGIPDQIAPYVQGEWILGQESKKTLRLLDHLAILRSARWAA
- a CDS encoding HAMP domain-containing methyl-accepting chemotaxis protein; the encoded protein is MPSGKEYAKLYGKANTAYCQGNLSDAAVIVKDMISKYPDDANVILLQGHIYLGLEQYSLAEKHYEKVLELAKNSPNRFDLVDYARRGLDQIRQLRFEPEDGDFTIAVTESIAYSEAAFDPSQGFSNSLSGRSQGADPDRQNESIDWNSGLFNEEYLGEPTVGTVDSYGDDFGESEETAFGSLPLASSDSHGSQWSGDSPDGELPFPFLEAAEIDSLPEGWGGGLGSRGEATFMTSSNWRENPVTGRDQELSYPDTLETSTFAIDPNPTYRQAAKTGLNEGIVTQKRYEEDQTGDFRELKLNDEDLDGFSPLHLTDIAEELGESELFTRSGEEALTAGFVPEPSARLHASSAVGESSFNPSRLEIPDDKRDSHLGPVSERLLKPVVEVNPGKLAFFVNASLGKKQLILAALAGITPVVLIFAVSTTSWLFSLSAAKPGPNSKEKTEKVAPKPAPASLSLFSQPVLTMMLLTGLGTLGLTWLGLQLLISQIKRSLNDLQSQFDHLSEGNFNAKATIYSEDEFGQLANRFNQMYRVVLTTTTEAQRRAAETEQEREDLQRQVIRLLDDVEGAARGDLTVEAEVSADVLGAVADAFNLTIQNLREIVRQVKKAAKQVNQASTNSESFARNQSSDALRMAEELAVTLNSVQMMTDSIQRVAENAREAEEVARTSSITALKGGDSVERTVAGILQIRDTVSETARKVKRLAEASQEISKIVAVVSQIASRTNLLALNASIQAARAGDAGRGFAVVADEVRQLADRAAKSLKEIEQIVLQIQSETGSVMTAMEEGIQQVIDVTERSEQAKKSLEDIIQVSNRIDTLVRSITADTVKQRENSLNVAQVMQSVELTAQETSQESQRVAGSLQKLVSISRELLSSVERFKVDSEDDR